In Martelella mediterranea DSM 17316, the following are encoded in one genomic region:
- a CDS encoding ABC transporter substrate-binding protein codes for MNDIMRMKRRTFLAGSAAAIGAAGLPSLAFGAEEITFWDMVWGASGYTDAAREVALAYEPAAGLGEVSYQSIPWANWYQTFTSAAASRTTPAVSSGAAFLPFYFMEQGVMIPADNLVSKLDAAGKNDFLPGLLDAMTTHDGIAAMPWSMDLRVLWYRRSLLEKAGADVPTDWDSYIAAGEKLAKIGAVGLGIAASSTTTDAKHTISALMINNGGGFFAEDGSLDCVNDRNIETLEFLKECVAKKIIDPYAISYNSDNVETDWINGHIAMGFGQTGMDRIVPESERDDLQVANPILGPHGDKGTVYYINPLMMFDTTPSQDSSEAFLEYYLDNIKAYWETGVITDLPVKRSIAELPVIQNNPKLVLAINEWQPHGKTIAAQSNEAFGALNAVDGGNATATFAQRIVEGKSDSRKLLEDLQGQLEKIMN; via the coding sequence ATGAACGATATTATGCGAATGAAACGCCGTACATTTCTGGCCGGCAGCGCGGCGGCGATCGGCGCCGCCGGATTGCCGTCGCTGGCCTTCGGCGCGGAGGAAATCACATTCTGGGATATGGTCTGGGGCGCGTCCGGCTACACCGATGCCGCGCGTGAAGTCGCGCTTGCCTATGAGCCAGCAGCCGGTCTTGGCGAAGTCAGCTACCAGTCGATCCCATGGGCAAACTGGTATCAGACCTTCACCTCGGCGGCGGCCTCGCGCACGACGCCGGCCGTCAGTTCCGGCGCCGCCTTTCTGCCGTTCTATTTCATGGAACAGGGCGTCATGATCCCCGCCGACAATCTGGTCTCGAAGCTCGATGCCGCGGGCAAGAACGACTTTCTGCCCGGCCTGCTCGATGCGATGACGACGCATGACGGCATTGCCGCCATGCCCTGGTCGATGGACCTCAGGGTCCTGTGGTATCGCCGGTCTCTTCTCGAAAAAGCCGGGGCCGATGTGCCGACGGATTGGGACAGCTACATCGCCGCCGGCGAGAAGCTGGCGAAGATCGGCGCGGTGGGGCTTGGCATCGCGGCCAGTTCGACGACCACCGATGCGAAGCACACGATTTCCGCTTTGATGATCAACAATGGTGGCGGTTTTTTTGCGGAAGACGGGTCGCTCGACTGCGTCAACGACCGCAATATCGAAACCCTGGAGTTCCTGAAGGAATGCGTCGCCAAGAAAATCATCGATCCCTACGCGATCAGCTACAACAGCGACAATGTCGAAACCGACTGGATCAACGGTCACATCGCCATGGGCTTCGGCCAGACCGGCATGGATAGGATCGTTCCGGAGAGCGAGCGGGATGATCTTCAGGTCGCAAATCCGATTCTGGGACCGCATGGCGACAAGGGAACGGTCTATTACATCAATCCCCTGATGATGTTCGATACAACGCCCTCGCAGGATTCCTCGGAAGCCTTCCTCGAGTACTACCTCGACAATATCAAGGCCTATTGGGAAACCGGCGTGATCACCGATCTGCCGGTCAAGCGCAGTATCGCCGAACTTCCGGTCATTCAGAACAATCCGAAGCTCGTTCTGGCGATCAACGAGTGGCAGCCGCACGGCAAAACCATTGCTGCCCAGTCCAACGAAGCCTTTGGCGCGCTCAATGCCGTTGATGGCGGCAACGCGACGGCGACCTTTGCCCAGCGCATCGTCGAGGGCAAATCGGATTCCCGCAAGCTGCTCGAGGATCTTCAGGGGCAGCTTGAGAAAATCATGAACTGA
- a CDS encoding ABC transporter ATP-binding protein, with protein sequence MAEMNIDTVGKFYGAYEALKQVSVEIEDGEFVILVGPSGCGKSTLLRMIAGLEDISSGEIRIADRVVNDLAPKDRDIAMVFQNYALYPHMTVAENMSFALKMKRVPKAEIDAKVRQAADILGLGALLERRPRELSGGQRQRVAMGRAIVRDPQVFLFDEPLSNLDAKLRVQVRAEIKELHQRMKTTIIYVTHDQIEAMTMADKIVVMKDGRIEQVGAPLELYDHPANMFVAGFLGSPSMNFIRGTVTDTGFRISGDHELPLADKREAAVYGIRPENIALDPNGLPAEVVVVEPTGSETQVIFRLGDEQIVGIFRERIEARPGDVLKLLPDATKVHLFDRDGIRAL encoded by the coding sequence ATGGCTGAAATGAACATCGACACAGTCGGTAAATTCTACGGCGCCTATGAGGCGCTGAAACAGGTCTCCGTCGAGATCGAGGACGGGGAGTTCGTCATCCTCGTCGGACCGTCCGGTTGCGGAAAGTCGACGCTCCTGCGCATGATCGCCGGGCTGGAAGACATATCCTCTGGGGAGATCCGGATCGCCGATCGGGTTGTCAACGATCTCGCACCCAAGGATCGTGATATCGCGATGGTGTTTCAGAACTATGCGCTCTATCCGCATATGACGGTTGCGGAAAACATGTCCTTTGCGCTTAAGATGAAGCGTGTTCCCAAGGCTGAAATCGATGCCAAGGTCCGGCAGGCCGCGGATATTCTTGGCCTTGGCGCGCTTCTTGAACGCCGGCCGCGCGAATTGTCGGGCGGACAACGGCAGCGCGTGGCGATGGGCCGCGCGATCGTGCGCGATCCGCAGGTCTTTCTCTTCGACGAACCGCTTTCCAACCTTGACGCCAAGCTGCGCGTTCAGGTGCGCGCCGAGATCAAGGAGCTTCATCAGCGAATGAAAACGACGATCATCTACGTCACCCACGATCAGATCGAGGCGATGACCATGGCCGACAAGATCGTGGTGATGAAGGATGGCCGAATTGAACAGGTCGGCGCGCCACTGGAGCTCTATGACCATCCGGCCAATATGTTCGTTGCCGGCTTTCTCGGTTCGCCATCCATGAACTTCATCCGCGGCACGGTCACGGACACCGGATTTCGCATCTCGGGCGATCACGAGCTTCCTCTTGCGGATAAACGCGAAGCTGCCGTCTACGGGATACGGCCTGAAAACATCGCCCTTGATCCCAACGGATTGCCTGCCGAAGTCGTCGTCGTCGAGCCCACCGGCTCCGAAACCCAGGTCATCTTTCGCCTCGGCGACGAGCAGATTGTCGGCATTTTCCGCGAGCGGATCGAAGCCCGACCGGGGGATGTGCTGAAGTTGTTGCCCGATGCCACTAAGGTCCACTTATTCGACCGCGACGGCATAAGAGCTCTCTAA
- a CDS encoding LacI family DNA-binding transcriptional regulator, protein MARQHDTSRNLSQKPQPRRSPTIADIARLAGVSPSTVSRSLAGNERIGKETRRRIADVARDLGYSVNRHARSLRMQRSGILLVLIPDIANLNYSDLLMQIDSIAHERGYDIRIGHTGVDAGRVDRQAEELFTGGIDGILLTSDYCPSSISQRLAAGEVLPVVRTLSPTAPDERIVGVQIDEEAAAFDAVSHLVKRDYRRIAHLAGSPGVLVSRLRMNGWRRALVEAGLQIPDKFIGEGFAVDDGRRAARSLMARTVYPDAVFCANDLSAYGLMAELQANGLKIPQDIAVAGFDDLSFSSLFSPPLTTVRLPRREMAEASVRYLVDLIDGKATPSPDYIPHQLIIRKSSGDRKMEYEKPGC, encoded by the coding sequence TTGGCCCGTCAGCACGACACATCGCGGAACCTCTCGCAGAAGCCTCAGCCGCGCCGCTCGCCCACGATTGCCGACATCGCCAGACTGGCCGGCGTCTCACCCTCCACCGTCAGCCGCTCGCTCGCGGGCAATGAACGGATCGGCAAGGAAACGAGAAGGCGCATCGCCGACGTAGCGCGCGATCTCGGTTACTCAGTCAACCGCCACGCGCGCTCGCTGAGGATGCAGCGAAGCGGCATTCTTCTGGTGCTGATTCCCGACATTGCCAACCTCAACTATTCCGACCTTCTGATGCAGATCGACAGCATCGCCCATGAGCGCGGCTACGATATTCGCATCGGCCACACCGGCGTCGATGCAGGCAGGGTGGATCGGCAGGCCGAGGAACTGTTTACCGGCGGCATTGACGGCATACTGCTTACATCCGACTACTGTCCGTCGAGCATTTCCCAGCGTTTGGCCGCAGGCGAGGTGCTTCCCGTCGTTCGAACGCTCAGCCCGACTGCACCGGATGAGCGCATTGTGGGCGTTCAGATCGACGAAGAGGCGGCGGCTTTCGACGCGGTCAGCCATCTCGTGAAACGCGACTACCGCCGGATCGCCCATCTGGCGGGCTCCCCCGGGGTTCTGGTTTCCCGCTTGCGTATGAACGGCTGGCGCCGCGCCCTTGTAGAAGCCGGCCTTCAGATCCCTGATAAATTCATCGGAGAAGGCTTTGCCGTGGATGACGGTCGGCGTGCAGCACGATCATTAATGGCTCGCACGGTCTATCCCGACGCAGTGTTCTGCGCGAACGATCTGTCGGCCTACGGACTGATGGCCGAACTTCAGGCAAACGGGCTCAAAATTCCGCAAGACATTGCCGTGGCGGGTTTCGACGACCTCAGCTTTTCCAGCCTGTTTTCGCCGCCCCTGACCACAGTCCGCCTGCCCAGACGCGAAATGGCGGAAGCTTCCGTGCGATACCTTGTTGACCTGATCGATGGAAAGGCAACGCCGTCGCCGGACTATATTCCGCATCAGCTCATCATCCGCAAAAGCTCCGGAGACCGAAAAATGGAATATGAGAAGCCTGGTTGTTGA
- a CDS encoding carbohydrate ABC transporter permease: MSVNPAVSRKARQRATMGLIRLLAACVITAVLLTPILAVFWLSLRPRLYSDIVGPTLDNFRYIFVNTNVLTWTVNSLSVALFATVASLLVAAPAGYVLSRAKGRIVSIYAMSIFVIQSFPVVVFVIPLFVMFAAVHLVDTLAGVAIIYVATSVSVACWMMSAYFDTIPKELEEAAWIDGCSVLSAFVRIVLRNSLPGILSTAIYSFLLAWNDYLIALVFLRSDSNFTLPIGLQTFFQQNQTDWGPVMACAVIMLLPPVLVFAFLNRFFSIGGVGGALAGK, from the coding sequence ATGAGCGTCAATCCCGCTGTTTCCAGAAAGGCGCGGCAGCGCGCCACGATGGGTCTGATCCGGCTTCTGGCAGCCTGCGTGATCACGGCCGTCCTGCTTACGCCGATCCTGGCGGTATTCTGGCTGTCGCTGCGTCCACGGCTCTATTCGGATATTGTCGGTCCGACACTCGATAATTTCCGCTATATCTTCGTCAATACCAACGTGCTGACCTGGACCGTCAACAGCCTTTCGGTCGCCCTGTTCGCCACCGTGGCTTCGCTGCTGGTGGCCGCGCCTGCGGGCTATGTTCTTTCCCGGGCCAAGGGGCGGATCGTCTCCATCTACGCGATGAGCATCTTCGTCATCCAGTCCTTTCCTGTTGTGGTCTTCGTCATTCCGCTCTTTGTCATGTTCGCCGCCGTTCATCTGGTCGACACGCTTGCCGGCGTGGCGATCATCTACGTGGCGACGTCGGTTTCGGTCGCCTGCTGGATGATGTCGGCCTATTTCGACACGATCCCGAAGGAGCTTGAAGAGGCGGCCTGGATCGACGGCTGCTCGGTGCTGAGCGCCTTCGTGCGCATCGTGCTGCGCAATTCGCTGCCTGGAATCCTGTCCACGGCGATCTACAGCTTCCTTCTGGCCTGGAATGACTACCTGATCGCGCTGGTCTTTCTCCGGTCCGATTCCAACTTCACGCTGCCGATCGGACTTCAGACCTTCTTTCAGCAGAACCAGACCGACTGGGGCCCGGTGATGGCCTGTGCCGTCATCATGCTGCTGCCCCCGGTTCTGGTGTTTGCCTTTCTCAATCGTTTCTTCAGCATCGGCGGCGTCGGTGGCGCGCTTGCGGGCAAATAG
- a CDS encoding sugar phosphate isomerase/epimerase family protein, producing MASFDAMAPGKEADFETILSLQLWSLRHLGDLEAQLAAAADAGYRLVEPIGAHLQEIERLKAGLAKNNLSAPSGHIGMADLRTRLSETVDACGQVGMTRLYMPAFSEVERVGDAEHWRSLGRELGEVATRLAENGITLGYHNHFWEFDVLDNGETALANLFAGAEGTPLAWQADIAWIARGGADPVAFMERYASILNAAHVKDQAPEGEKADEDGWCDVGTGILDWPKLWEQARRFGAEYMVVEHDNPADPFAFAANSHAYLARMARSGN from the coding sequence ATGGCGAGCTTTGATGCCATGGCCCCCGGCAAGGAAGCCGATTTCGAAACAATTCTTTCTCTCCAGCTGTGGAGCCTGCGCCATCTCGGTGACCTGGAGGCGCAGCTTGCCGCCGCCGCCGATGCCGGATATCGTCTGGTGGAGCCGATCGGCGCTCATCTTCAAGAAATCGAGCGCCTGAAAGCAGGCCTTGCCAAAAACAATCTGTCCGCCCCGAGCGGGCATATCGGCATGGCCGATCTGCGTACCAGGCTCAGCGAAACCGTGGACGCCTGCGGACAGGTCGGCATGACGCGGCTCTACATGCCTGCCTTTTCGGAAGTAGAGCGCGTTGGCGATGCGGAACATTGGCGTTCGCTCGGTCGCGAACTCGGCGAAGTGGCGACGCGTTTGGCCGAAAACGGCATAACGCTCGGCTACCACAATCATTTCTGGGAATTTGACGTTCTGGACAACGGAGAAACGGCGTTGGCGAACCTGTTTGCCGGCGCGGAGGGAACGCCGCTTGCGTGGCAGGCCGATATCGCCTGGATCGCCCGCGGAGGAGCTGATCCGGTCGCCTTCATGGAACGCTACGCCTCCATTCTCAATGCCGCCCATGTCAAGGACCAGGCGCCCGAAGGCGAAAAAGCCGACGAGGACGGATGGTGCGATGTCGGCACGGGAATTCTCGACTGGCCGAAACTGTGGGAACAGGCGCGTCGCTTCGGAGCCGAGTATATGGTCGTCGAGCACGATAACCCCGCAGACCCCTTCGCATTCGCCGCAAACAGTCATGCCTATCTGGCCCGCATGGCGCGCTCCGGCAATTAA
- a CDS encoding carbohydrate ABC transporter permease has protein sequence MSMFFQDTSTARRRRLTMAGLALPSILMMALVNGYPVVVAAVQSVHDGGLLKLGDFVGVENYIRVFQDPLFWKSLRFTVLFAMCGVFGSWVVGFALALFLRTRFPGSAIFRVLLLLPWIVPIVVTAMGWNWLVATRNSIMPQLAEALGFGPVMFLADPTMAVITVCVFKIWISYPFMMMMAAGALETVDQSAIEAARVDGAGPWNLLVHMILPMTARSTYISWILMTMFSVNDFPTIFLLTGGGPVNATSSLVVMAYRTVFQDFQPGYGIAITFVITTALAVLSLCLFNLIRKSSVS, from the coding sequence ATGTCAATGTTCTTTCAAGACACGTCCACCGCACGCCGCCGCCGGCTGACGATGGCAGGGCTCGCCCTGCCATCGATCCTGATGATGGCGTTGGTCAATGGTTATCCGGTTGTCGTCGCGGCGGTGCAGTCCGTTCACGACGGGGGCCTTCTGAAGCTCGGCGATTTCGTTGGCGTCGAGAACTACATTCGTGTTTTCCAGGACCCGCTTTTCTGGAAGTCGCTGCGTTTCACCGTTCTGTTCGCCATGTGCGGCGTGTTCGGCAGTTGGGTCGTCGGTTTTGCCCTTGCGCTGTTCCTGAGGACCCGTTTTCCGGGAAGCGCCATCTTCCGTGTTTTGCTGTTGCTGCCATGGATCGTGCCGATCGTGGTAACGGCGATGGGCTGGAACTGGCTGGTGGCCACCCGCAACAGCATCATGCCGCAACTGGCCGAGGCTCTGGGATTCGGGCCGGTCATGTTCCTGGCAGATCCAACCATGGCGGTGATTACCGTCTGCGTTTTCAAGATATGGATCAGCTATCCGTTCATGATGATGATGGCGGCCGGCGCGCTGGAAACGGTTGACCAGAGCGCAATAGAAGCAGCGCGCGTGGATGGCGCGGGTCCGTGGAACCTGCTGGTCCACATGATCCTGCCCATGACGGCGCGGTCCACCTATATCAGCTGGATCCTGATGACGATGTTTTCCGTCAATGACTTTCCGACCATCTTCCTGCTGACGGGCGGCGGGCCGGTCAACGCCACCAGTTCGCTGGTCGTGATGGCCTATCGCACCGTCTTCCAGGACTTCCAGCCAGGGTATGGCATCGCCATTACCTTTGTCATCACAACGGCTCTGGCCGTTCTCTCGCTCTGCCTGTTCAACCTCATCAGAAAGTCGAGCGTGTCATGA
- a CDS encoding alpha-mannosidase, giving the protein MKEFSKLMHFVEILRDRIFVATDTTVDFVFKQAPPADRVAMLAGPETDWAQVDADTVWGEPQSYFWFHGSVSVPSELEGKRLYLGIEAMFGQVMGRSDPQCLVRINGEIVQGADYNHREILLTKAARAGETFEIMIEAGTIEDRRQLGFGARLLIHDIEAEALYYDLRTPLEVAKHLDVNDHRRDFILKTVREAIKAVDYRPGNERRFRESLRRARAIAARIYEAVDTELAPHITVTGHTHIDVAWLWRVRETRQKMARSMATALHLMSEYPEYRFMYNQGVLLDYLEQDYPVLFGKIRDQHHAGAFEIEGALWLEPDANITGGESLVRHVLRGVRYHRQKFGVRPRVLWLPDTFGYSAAFPQIMKLAGLSVFVTHKMSWSDTNRMPSETFFWQGIDGTRAPTYFLTTQPADATTIETSYCPDLRASDVMGTWRRYAKKETNDELFLVYGFGDGGGGPTREMLEHIRRMERGIPGCPRVSQGFMGPALERIVSRMHENPSAYQVWVGELYLEFHRGTFTSVAKVKRNNRRAEAILRELELLASLAWLDAGQAYPAEELAALWDIALLNQFHDILPGSSIGLVYDDSDKDYATFFARAEVLRRSIVEGLAGAGEVLVVNPFAQATAGLVHFDRDAAVAIAGRASQTLILPDGSHRQAVPIADVPGLGAVRLAVSEEAALPQAPSALTVRADRLENDHIRAHFDEAGRLVSLYDKKAERECLKHTGNRLQAFRDLPEAFDAWDIDRTFEDQVFEIDHLVSAEVVETGPWRAAIRFEWVYEASRVVQVVSLETEGHLLEFDTFIDWREHNTMVKAAFPLAVHASSTEAEIQFGHVSRPSHVNTSWDEARFESPMHRWVSMSEPGFGVAFLNDCKYGYDARDTTVRLTLLRSPTYPWPEADQGEHRFRYAIAPHAGLDTSSVSAMAERFNHPLVALEGEGAKAAHTLSPPLVIDNPAIAVEAVKRAEDGNGLIVRLWERLGARQLARLKIAPGLSAVAETDLLEEPIVALEPQGDQVQLAFSAFEIKTLRLVPTS; this is encoded by the coding sequence ATGAAAGAATTCTCCAAACTCATGCATTTCGTGGAGATACTGCGCGATCGCATTTTCGTGGCGACGGACACCACTGTCGACTTCGTCTTCAAACAGGCGCCGCCGGCAGACCGGGTCGCGATGCTCGCGGGGCCGGAAACGGACTGGGCGCAGGTTGACGCCGACACGGTCTGGGGCGAGCCGCAAAGCTATTTCTGGTTCCACGGCAGCGTTTCCGTTCCCTCGGAGCTTGAGGGTAAAAGGCTCTATCTCGGCATAGAGGCAATGTTCGGTCAGGTGATGGGGCGTTCCGACCCGCAATGTCTGGTGCGGATCAATGGCGAGATCGTGCAGGGCGCGGACTATAACCACCGCGAGATCCTGCTGACGAAGGCGGCCCGCGCCGGCGAGACCTTCGAGATCATGATCGAGGCGGGCACAATCGAGGACCGCCGCCAGCTCGGTTTCGGCGCGCGGCTTCTCATCCATGACATCGAGGCCGAGGCGCTCTATTACGATCTCAGAACGCCGCTCGAGGTGGCGAAACATCTCGACGTCAATGACCATAGACGCGACTTCATCCTGAAAACGGTCCGCGAGGCCATCAAGGCCGTCGACTACCGTCCCGGAAACGAGAGACGGTTCCGCGAAAGCCTCAGACGCGCCCGCGCTATCGCGGCCCGCATTTACGAAGCCGTCGATACCGAGCTTGCGCCGCACATAACCGTCACGGGCCACACCCATATCGATGTCGCCTGGCTTTGGCGCGTTCGCGAAACCCGGCAGAAGATGGCGCGCTCGATGGCGACCGCGCTTCATCTGATGTCGGAATATCCTGAATACCGCTTCATGTATAATCAGGGTGTTCTGCTCGACTATCTCGAGCAGGATTATCCTGTGCTGTTCGGAAAAATCAGGGACCAGCATCACGCCGGCGCGTTCGAGATCGAGGGCGCGCTCTGGCTGGAACCGGATGCCAACATCACGGGCGGGGAATCGCTGGTGCGCCACGTCCTGCGCGGCGTCCGCTACCATCGGCAGAAATTCGGCGTGCGGCCGCGTGTGTTGTGGCTTCCCGATACGTTCGGTTACAGCGCGGCGTTTCCTCAGATCATGAAGCTTGCAGGGCTTTCGGTGTTCGTCACCCACAAGATGTCGTGGAGCGACACCAACCGGATGCCGAGCGAAACCTTCTTCTGGCAGGGGATCGACGGCACACGGGCGCCGACCTATTTCCTCACCACCCAACCCGCAGACGCCACCACGATCGAGACCTCGTACTGCCCGGATCTGAGGGCCAGCGACGTGATGGGCACATGGCGGCGTTATGCAAAGAAGGAAACCAATGACGAACTGTTTCTCGTCTACGGTTTCGGCGATGGCGGCGGCGGACCGACGCGCGAGATGCTGGAGCATATCCGGCGGATGGAACGTGGCATTCCGGGCTGCCCGCGCGTATCGCAGGGTTTCATGGGACCGGCGCTGGAGCGGATCGTCTCGCGCATGCACGAAAACCCCTCCGCCTATCAGGTCTGGGTCGGCGAACTCTATCTGGAGTTCCACCGCGGCACTTTCACTTCGGTCGCCAAGGTGAAGCGCAACAATCGCCGTGCCGAGGCGATACTGCGTGAACTCGAATTACTCGCAAGCCTTGCCTGGCTCGATGCCGGACAGGCTTACCCGGCCGAAGAACTTGCCGCGCTCTGGGATATCGCGCTGCTGAACCAGTTCCACGATATTCTGCCCGGCTCCTCCATCGGCCTCGTCTATGACGACAGCGACAAGGATTACGCGACCTTTTTCGCGCGCGCGGAAGTGCTGCGGCGGAGCATCGTCGAGGGTCTTGCCGGCGCGGGAGAAGTGCTGGTGGTCAATCCCTTCGCGCAAGCGACGGCCGGGCTGGTGCATTTCGACAGGGACGCAGCCGTTGCAATTGCCGGTCGCGCCTCGCAGACCCTTATTCTCCCCGATGGCTCACACCGGCAGGCGGTTCCAATCGCCGATGTGCCGGGCCTTGGCGCCGTCCGCCTTGCGGTGTCGGAGGAGGCCGCATTGCCGCAAGCACCTTCGGCACTCACCGTGCGCGCCGACCGGCTGGAAAACGATCACATTCGTGCGCACTTCGATGAAGCAGGCCGTCTTGTCTCGCTCTACGACAAGAAGGCGGAACGCGAATGCCTAAAGCACACCGGCAACCGCCTCCAGGCCTTCCGCGATCTGCCCGAGGCCTTCGATGCCTGGGATATCGACCGGACATTCGAGGATCAGGTCTTCGAGATCGACCACCTGGTGAGCGCCGAAGTCGTTGAAACCGGTCCATGGCGGGCGGCGATCCGGTTCGAATGGGTCTATGAGGCTTCGCGCGTCGTGCAGGTCGTCTCGCTGGAAACCGAGGGTCATCTGCTGGAGTTCGACACCTTCATCGACTGGCGCGAACACAATACCATGGTGAAGGCGGCGTTCCCGCTTGCCGTCCATGCATCGTCAACCGAGGCCGAAATCCAGTTCGGCCACGTCAGCCGACCTTCGCACGTCAACACGAGCTGGGATGAAGCGCGGTTCGAAAGCCCGATGCATCGCTGGGTTTCGATGTCCGAGCCTGGCTTCGGCGTCGCCTTCCTCAACGATTGCAAATATGGCTATGACGCGCGCGACACCACGGTGCGCCTCACATTGTTGCGCTCGCCCACCTATCCCTGGCCGGAGGCCGATCAGGGCGAGCATCGCTTCCGCTATGCCATCGCGCCGCATGCGGGGCTAGATACGTCCTCAGTTTCGGCGATGGCCGAGCGTTTCAATCATCCGCTCGTGGCCCTCGAAGGCGAGGGCGCTAAGGCAGCGCATACGCTGTCACCACCGCTCGTTATCGACAATCCGGCGATCGCTGTCGAGGCGGTCAAGCGCGCCGAAGACGGCAATGGACTGATCGTGCGGCTGTGGGAGCGTCTTGGCGCGCGCCAGCTGGCGCGGCTCAAAATCGCTCCGGGCCTCTCAGCCGTTGCCGAAACTGATCTTCTCGAAGAGCCGATCGTGGCGCTGGAACCGCAGGGCGATCAGGTGCAACTCGCGTTTTCGGCTTTCGAGATCAAGACGTTGAGGCTTGTACCCACGTCCTGA
- a CDS encoding Gfo/Idh/MocA family oxidoreductase, producing MTKQKVGIIGLGMVAQVVHLPVLRELGDHFEITALCDISPNLVEIVGARFPEARRYTDHQAMLRDENLDVVAVVNSDEYHADCAIDALAAGCHVLIEKPVCLTLSDLDRIKAARDASGRIAMVGYMRRYAGAYRSLLSNMPARDDIRHIAVRDIIGPNSYFLDQTEKVVSANDLTPAQLDERKARAAAQVAEALGSVGSAHVSAYRMLCGLGSHDLSALRGLVGSPKRVAGAIQKSSGVFVSALLDYGSFAATFEMGVDKVGDFDAYIEIFAGEKRHRLDYDTPFIRHLPTTLTTKSTVGETLDTVIGRPTYRDPYTSQWQAFHQAIESGSAVETSLEDAAEDLRLFAEIIAAFPD from the coding sequence GTGACAAAGCAGAAAGTTGGAATTATCGGCCTCGGAATGGTCGCCCAGGTGGTCCACCTCCCGGTCCTCAGGGAACTGGGCGACCATTTCGAAATCACCGCGCTTTGCGATATTTCGCCGAATCTGGTCGAAATTGTCGGCGCGCGGTTCCCAGAGGCGCGTCGGTATACCGATCATCAGGCCATGCTCAGGGATGAAAATCTCGATGTCGTTGCGGTGGTCAACAGTGACGAGTATCACGCCGATTGCGCCATCGATGCGCTTGCGGCCGGTTGCCATGTACTGATTGAAAAGCCCGTCTGCCTGACGCTTTCCGACCTGGATCGCATCAAGGCCGCCCGTGACGCTTCCGGGCGCATTGCCATGGTCGGCTACATGCGGCGCTACGCCGGAGCCTACCGCTCACTGCTTTCGAACATGCCGGCGCGCGATGACATACGCCATATCGCCGTAAGGGACATCATCGGCCCCAACAGCTACTTCCTCGATCAGACTGAGAAGGTTGTTTCGGCGAACGATCTCACGCCGGCTCAACTGGACGAGCGCAAGGCAAGAGCGGCCGCACAGGTTGCTGAAGCGCTGGGCTCCGTCGGCAGCGCCCATGTCTCGGCCTACCGGATGCTGTGCGGGCTCGGCTCGCATGACCTATCGGCTTTGCGCGGGCTCGTGGGCAGTCCCAAAAGAGTGGCGGGCGCCATCCAGAAAAGCAGCGGCGTTTTCGTCAGCGCGCTTCTCGATTACGGCAGCTTCGCCGCGACATTCGAGATGGGTGTGGACAAGGTTGGCGATTTCGACGCCTACATCGAAATCTTCGCTGGCGAGAAGCGGCACAGGCTCGATTATGATACACCCTTCATCCGTCATCTCCCGACGACGCTGACGACTAAGAGCACAGTCGGCGAGACACTCGACACCGTGATTGGCCGGCCGACCTATCGCGATCCCTATACCAGTCAGTGGCAGGCATTCCATCAGGCGATCGAAAGCGGTTCGGCCGTGGAGACCTCGCTTGAGGATGCGGCAGAGGATCTTCGGCTGTTTGCCGAGATTATCGCTGCGTTCCCGGATTAA